A genomic segment from Curtobacterium sp. MCSS17_007 encodes:
- a CDS encoding Lrp/AsnC family transcriptional regulator gives MDTLDHRILDQLRENARAGYGDIGSVVGLSASAVKRRVDRLVADGVIQGFTIKVDPAVEDRGTEAWVELYCRGTVSPDELRTLLDTVPEVVDAGTVTGSADAVVHMRSRDLPALELALDRVRLAPQVDHTRSAIVLSKLVSRESA, from the coding sequence ATGGACACACTCGACCACCGCATCCTGGACCAGCTCCGGGAGAACGCCCGGGCCGGCTACGGCGACATCGGGTCGGTGGTCGGGCTCTCGGCGTCCGCCGTGAAGCGCCGCGTCGACCGACTCGTCGCCGACGGGGTCATCCAGGGCTTCACGATCAAGGTCGACCCCGCTGTGGAGGACCGCGGCACCGAGGCCTGGGTGGAGCTCTACTGCCGTGGCACGGTCTCCCCCGACGAGCTCCGGACGCTGCTCGACACCGTCCCCGAGGTCGTCGACGCCGGGACCGTGACCGGCAGCGCCGACGCCGTCGTGCACATGCGCTCGCGGGACCTGCCGGCGCTCGAGCTGGCGCTCGACCGCGTGCGCCTGGCCCCGCAGGTCGACCACACCCGCAGCGCGATCGTGCTCTCCAAGCTCGTCTCCCGCGAGTCCGCGTAG
- the ddaH gene encoding dimethylargininase, giving the protein MSNTATEPQAAPARVATKRTILMCKPTHYTVSYRINPWMHPEEPTDTSKAVEQWQSLVDVYEQLGFDISYIEPIEGLPDMVYAANGGFVLDGIAYGAKFQYPERQPEGPAYMDWFRSAGLTVAEPRETNEGEGDFLLVGNTIFAGTGFRSDSTSHEELAELYGREVVTLKLINPSFYHLDTAIAVLDPEPAADGTSNIAYLESAFDEPSLAILRERFPDAIIATEEDAAILGLNSYSDGYNVVIASRATTFASQLKEKGYNPIGVDLSELLLGGGGVKCCTLDLHPVGTGTSVAR; this is encoded by the coding sequence ATGTCGAACACCGCAACCGAACCGCAGGCAGCACCGGCCCGTGTCGCCACGAAGCGCACGATCCTGATGTGCAAGCCGACGCACTACACGGTCAGCTACCGGATCAACCCGTGGATGCACCCCGAGGAGCCGACCGACACGTCGAAGGCCGTCGAGCAGTGGCAGTCCCTCGTCGATGTCTACGAGCAGCTCGGCTTCGACATCTCGTACATCGAGCCGATCGAGGGCCTGCCCGACATGGTCTACGCGGCGAACGGCGGCTTCGTGCTCGACGGCATCGCGTACGGCGCGAAGTTCCAGTACCCCGAGCGCCAGCCCGAGGGTCCCGCGTACATGGACTGGTTCCGCAGCGCCGGCCTGACCGTGGCGGAGCCGCGCGAGACCAACGAGGGCGAGGGTGACTTCCTGCTCGTCGGCAACACGATCTTCGCGGGCACGGGCTTCCGTTCGGACAGCACCTCGCACGAGGAGCTCGCCGAGCTCTACGGGCGCGAGGTCGTCACCCTCAAGCTCATCAACCCGAGCTTCTACCACCTCGACACCGCCATCGCCGTGCTCGACCCGGAGCCCGCTGCGGACGGGACCAGCAACATCGCGTACCTCGAGAGCGCCTTCGACGAGCCCTCGCTGGCGATCCTGCGCGAGCGCTTCCCGGACGCGATCATCGCGACCGAGGAGGACGCCGCGATCCTCGGCCTGAACTCGTACTCCGACGGCTACAACGTCGTGATCGCCTCGCGGGCGACGACGTTCGCCTCGCAGCTCAAGGAGAAGGGCTACAACCCGATCGGCGTCGACCTGTCCGAGCTGCTGCTCGGCGGCGGCGGCGTGAAGTGCTGCACGCTCGACCTGCACCCCGTCGGCACCGGCACCTCGGTCGCGCGGTAG